The Obesumbacterium proteus DNA window GAGGATCGTGGCCAGGATAGCGCTCATCTTCTTTGGTTAATTCAGGAGGCGTAACGGCAAAACCACGGCGCCACAGTTTTACCTGATCGTCGCCATATTTTTGTGCGGTTTCAGCCTTGTTCAGCCCCTGCAAAGCACCGTAATGACGTTCGTTCAGCTTCCATGATTTTTCAACCGGCAGCCATTGCTGTTCCAGCTCATCCAGCACATTCCACAACGTGTGGATCGCACGTTTCAGCACTGATGTGTATGCAAAATCAAAGGAGAAACCTTGTTCTTTTAAAAGCTTACCCGCCGATTTTGCTTCGGAACGTCCTTTGTCAGAAAGCTCAACATCCGTCCAGCCAGTGAAGCGGTTTTCTTTGTTCCACTCGCTTTCACCGTGTCGTACCAAAACTAATTTAGTCACAGCCATGGGTAAACTCCTTAGCGTAATTTATTAAATGATAACTATTATCATTATATTGCCATCACACAGCAAACAGCAATAGCTGAGTCTAAACATAGCTAATTTCAGCGCATATGTGTACGTATGAAGTGGGGGATTCGTGCGGATAGTGCCCGTTAGCTGCATTTTCAATGCGTTTTTCCATTGCGCAATAAGCCTACATTTCGCACAGATTATGGGAGTAAGTTCACAATTAATTGTTAACGCAGAGGGCAGTGATTGTCTTCATTGCAGAGTCAATGTAATGTCATTTTAAATCTGGTTTAAACCAAATGGATTAAGTCATGCAGAACAATTCCACGGTAGAATTTGCGAAACAGAAACTCAATGATTGGCTAAAGATGGGGGTGATTACTCCAGGGAGTAAGCTTCCTTCTGAGCGAGAGCTCGAGGAACTCTTAGGGATTAAACGTATGACCCTGCGTCAGGCGTTACTGTATCTCGAAGGTGAATCAAAAATAT harbors:
- the gpmA gene encoding 2,3-diphosphoglycerate-dependent phosphoglycerate mutase, with product MAVTKLVLVRHGESEWNKENRFTGWTDVELSDKGRSEAKSAGKLLKEQGFSFDFAYTSVLKRAIHTLWNVLDELEQQWLPVEKSWKLNERHYGALQGLNKAETAQKYGDDQVKLWRRGFAVTPPELTKEDERYPGHDPRYAKLSEQELPVTESLATTIDRVIPYWTDVIKPRIASGERVIIAAHGNSLRALVKYLDNLSEDEILELNIPTGVPLVYEFDENLKPLKRYYLGDAAEIAAKAAAVANQGKAK